The DNA sequence GTGTCAGCAGTGCAGCACCGACTGAAGTGGACACCGGCAGAAGGCCGAGCACTTTGCGCCGCACTGTTTGCGCGTCGCCATCGACGCGAATCAGCAGGCGCTCACAGCCACTCTCGTCGTAGTCCAACACGATTTGAATAGCCACTTGCGCAAGTTCGGCAAGCTCCCGGGTATTGATGAATTCCGTACCGATGCGCACCAGGCGGCCGTGACGCTCGCGCAGCTCGAACCTGGGTGATTCAAGGCCGCAGGGGCAGGGCGCCGCCAGCCAGCGGCCGCAATCGCCGACCTCATAGCGCCGAAGAGGCTGCGCCTGACGTATACGGGAAGTGAAAAGCAGGCGCCCGGTTTCCCCTGCACCCACCGCAATGTCCTGTTCCAGGTCGACGATTTCCAGGTGCTGGATGTCATCCATGAGATGGAAGATGCCATCGTCACTGGCGGAGCAGGCGTGGCCCAAGGGACCGGCATCCACGCTGCCGTAGATGGCTGAGCGAATGCTGGTGACCCCACAATCCTCAAGCAACTGCCGGGCGCCTTGTCCCAGGTGCTCGCCACCCAGCAGAATTTTGCGAACGCCCCCGTAGGATCGCAGGATGGGGCGCTGGCTGGAAAACAGACGCTGCAAGGTACTCGGCATGCCGATCAGCGTGTTGACGCCATGGGTGGCGATCATCTGTGCGATTTCGTTGAAGTCATCATCGTTCGGTGCGCCCATGGGGTAGTGCACGACATTCATCTGTTCGAGTATTTTCGAGAAGCTGAAAAAGCCGCCATAGAGGTTGCCGCCATAAAACAGATTCATGACCCGGTCCCGTGCCGGATCCAGCCCCGCAGCGCGCAGCCCGTCGGCGGCGGCGCGCATGTGGCGGTCGAAATCGCGATAGCTGAAGGGCGACAGCACGGGGACGCCGCTGCTGCCACCGGAGCGGAAAAACAATTGCGCTTGGGGGGCCGCTGGCAGCGCGAGGAAAGCGGCCTTGTCCATGATCGGTGTCGAGGCACTAACCGACAGCGCGGCAGGGGGAGCATCCAGCGTCACGCGATGACTCGCGACGCCCGGCTCAAGGCCGACCGACACCCGGCGGCTCAAGCGTTGCAGCGCATAGACGCCGTCGTGAGGTTCGCCGTCATAGCCCTGCTGAATGGCTCCGATTGGCGCAATGCGGGTCACTCCGGCGGTGATCAGGCAGCGGGCCAGCCCCGGGACGTGTTCCGGCTCACAGATCAGTGCGCAGCTCTGTAATACGTTTCGCCACGGCAGCAGGGTTTCGGTGATCAGCCCTTGGGGCACCGGCCGTAACAGCAGCGTGCGGAACAGCGGCGACGGCAACAGGTCGCGGTGATGTTCCCAGAGGATGCGCCAGCCATCACCGGCCCAGACCTGACCGGTCTGTCCGGCGAAACTCTGGTCCAGCCGGGCCAATGCCGTTCGGGTCGTGATCTCGCAGGCTTCGGCGGCGGTGGTCGCCAGGGCGGGCCACTGCCCGGCCCGTCGCTCGAATGCGGCGGCCAGGGCGTTGCCCAATGCCTGCATTTGAGCAGGCTCGTCGCTGTCCACCAGCAGCCATTGCGGGCTGGAGCAGGCTTGTTGATCGAGCACGCAGATTTCGTCCACCAGCCTATCCAGCGCTTGCGGGCTGGCGGCGAGCGGCGTGACATAGGCGAAGCTGATGCGATGGCCCCAGTCGATCCAGCGGCAGCCGCTTGGAATCTGTTCGCGCATGGCCTTGAGCGCCGTCTCGCCACCCCAGGCGCTGACACCCTGGGCCAGGGCGAAGAGACGGCCGTTCTCGTGATAGGGCACCGGCAACACCGCCAGGTAGTCACGCAGTCGGCCAGTGGGGTCGCACTCGAGGAAAGCCGCCAGCAACCGCGCCGTCAGGTCGCCATCGCGGGTGCTCGGTCGCAGCCAGTTGATATTACCCGCCAGCAGGCTTTCCAACGCCGCACAGAATGCCAGCAGCGGTGCGTTGCCTGGCGTGACATGCACCACCAGCCCCAAGGGCTGCCAGCTTTCGAACGGACCGTCGCGATAGTCGATTCGCCGCAGCGAGCGTGGGTCAGGCCCCAGCTCCCGCTCGAGTTTCAGACTCAGGTGCTTGCGTTCGCAAAAGGCAATCAGCGCCTGGCGCTGATCCTCATCGAGGATCGGAACTTGCCCTTGGCGCCGCAGTTTTTCAGCGAACGCCTCGGCGCAATCGAGCACCCTGTCGCTATGGGGTGCCGAGGCCAGGAGGGCGGGCAGTTGTGCTTGCAGGCGATCAAGCGCCTGGTCGAAAGTCAGGTTCGCGTGCAGTAGGCCA is a window from the Pseudomonas brassicacearum genome containing:
- a CDS encoding acyl-CoA reductase, with the translated sequence MYLVNGLLHANLTFDQALDRLQAQLPALLASAPHSDRVLDCAEAFAEKLRRQGQVPILDEDQRQALIAFCERKHLSLKLERELGPDPRSLRRIDYRDGPFESWQPLGLVVHVTPGNAPLLAFCAALESLLAGNINWLRPSTRDGDLTARLLAAFLECDPTGRLRDYLAVLPVPYHENGRLFALAQGVSAWGGETALKAMREQIPSGCRWIDWGHRISFAYVTPLAASPQALDRLVDEICVLDQQACSSPQWLLVDSDEPAQMQALGNALAAAFERRAGQWPALATTAAEACEITTRTALARLDQSFAGQTGQVWAGDGWRILWEHHRDLLPSPLFRTLLLRPVPQGLITETLLPWRNVLQSCALICEPEHVPGLARCLITAGVTRIAPIGAIQQGYDGEPHDGVYALQRLSRRVSVGLEPGVASHRVTLDAPPAALSVSASTPIMDKAAFLALPAAPQAQLFFRSGGSSGVPVLSPFSYRDFDRHMRAAADGLRAAGLDPARDRVMNLFYGGNLYGGFFSFSKILEQMNVVHYPMGAPNDDDFNEIAQMIATHGVNTLIGMPSTLQRLFSSQRPILRSYGGVRKILLGGEHLGQGARQLLEDCGVTSIRSAIYGSVDAGPLGHACSASDDGIFHLMDDIQHLEIVDLEQDIAVGAGETGRLLFTSRIRQAQPLRRYEVGDCGRWLAAPCPCGLESPRFELRERHGRLVRIGTEFINTRELAELAQVAIQIVLDYDESGCERLLIRVDGDAQTVRRKVLGLLPVSTSVGAALLTLEVQSCPVEHFEHNKHSGKVPLVIDSRISA